The Diorhabda carinulata isolate Delta chromosome 4, icDioCari1.1, whole genome shotgun sequence genomic interval CTTTTAACGCCAATTTTTTTACTGGACTCTTCTGGAATAACGATATTTTCTGGAGCAACGTTTTCTTCTAACCTCGATGATATCAAAccgtcttcttcttcttccctaCCATCGATTTTATCGATATCTTCTTCTAAAATAGCGAAATCGCTTCTAGAATTATCGGAAGTTTGTAAAGTTTGAGTGACGCCTTCGACTTTGAAAGTATATTTGGTAATTTCATAATGACCGGTGCGTAATGAAGAAAAACGATGTTTCGCAAATATATGTCGTTTTTTAGCGACCGGTTGTGTAGCGAACACTTCCAGGGGTGGatttaaatttatagttttgGGATAATGACCATTTTGTATCGCCAAATCCAACCACATCAATACTCGATCGGTCAAAGAATCAACTAGAGGCTGTTCTAAAAAATCTTCGATATGTTTCTCAACGTCGACGTTTTGAGATTTCACGACCAACGGAACGCTCTTCATTGACGTTTCTACGGCGAGGTTTAGAGATAGTTCGGCGGTGACCGTTTTTACCGACGATTTGATCCGA includes:
- the LOC130892665 gene encoding uncharacterized protein LOC130892665 codes for the protein MVTHWESSKKPLYVKTIWKEGQHHVILNCKEHSRQYKNPSMTRCTYNKRTVKSAPSTNANLNVSTFKLLENEEPKSSRRCRTGRNVRIKSSVKTVTAELSLNLAVETSMKSVPLVVKSQNVDVEKHIEDFLEQPLVDSLTDRVLMWLDLAIQNGHYPKTINLNPPLEVFATQPVAKKRHIFAKHRFSSLRTGHYEITKYTFKVEGVTQTLQTSDNSRSDFAILEEDIDKIDGREEEEDGLISSRLEENVAPENIVIPEESSKKIGVKRQLHIFLPSLQKNSGFNDLNNQFDCCSSQHIEDSREI